A genome region from Brevinematales bacterium includes the following:
- the rpsO gene encoding 30S ribosomal protein S15: MPITSSDKKAVMDKYAKHDGDTGSPEVQIALLTTRINNLTRHFKDFKNDNNSKRGLMKLVGQRKRLLRYLHSIDVERYKTLIESLEIRGSF; the protein is encoded by the coding sequence ATGCCGATTACAAGTTCGGACAAAAAAGCTGTTATGGACAAGTACGCGAAGCACGACGGGGACACCGGGTCTCCCGAGGTTCAGATTGCGCTCCTGACGACAAGGATCAATAACCTGACCCGTCACTTCAAAGACTTCAAGAACGACAATAATTCAAAGCGCGGCCTGATGAAGCTGGTCGGACAGCGGAAACGCCTGCTCCGTTACCTGCACAGTATCGATGTCGAACGTTATAAGACTCTCATCGAGAGTTTGGAAATCCGCGGCTCATTCTAA